One Rhodohalobacter sp. SW132 DNA segment encodes these proteins:
- a CDS encoding VWA domain-containing protein, giving the protein MSFLNPLFLIALVSIGIPLLIYLLNIRKPKRVRFSTLAFFDSLKSTSLKKIKLKRLLLLALRILAVAALAIALAKPFLPSGFGGMADGEPAVIGIMIDNSPGMEQIDRHGPYIEQAKDLAEEIISLQDSDNQFILNVSHGASLNLPPLNKTAAARELGEIETVNAGNHFVENLRAIAGQILNAPEPNKILYVITDGSESSLADFENLTGDDLHNDLQLKFIRLGEAEPSNSGIQTAGVESSDGEIHLTATVQNYGTEPTGSQFLNFYLEDELIVQQAYSIDAGGSRDFRFEVPESDQRFLKAELLIEGDELTFDNRYYAAIQMPEQRQVLVIQGEENQSGEFRSYLRPLLEAVADQSDRLQFRFEPVGNVSPDQIEGMDAIVLDGVRSIPDFLSQSIIENVQSGAGLLLLPASDGRIESYNRLLGISNAGRYSNLAGSYGSFQSFDRLAPPREGHPILEAMFDMEEGEDLRVNLPELFYYYRINAVDGGASTPILTSRTGNVILNETTVGNGTLIYSAIGSDPGWSNFPIKPLFAPLFYRTVDYLARGEGAQLNTHTLGQSFDLTLPGASPGSVELMLGDESIIPETRQTFSGLSVTYDGREWTPGWLNIRHGDEEIVFGINQDAMESSLISLDVTELEELLATSFANFSVQNISGDRELLMAELETASLGREIWHWFIIAAIFLLLMESMVSRHYKAESIA; this is encoded by the coding sequence ATGAGTTTTCTGAATCCGCTATTTTTAATAGCCCTGGTATCTATTGGGATACCTCTGTTAATCTACTTGTTAAATATCCGCAAACCAAAACGGGTACGCTTTTCTACGCTTGCCTTTTTTGATTCTCTTAAGAGTACGTCCTTAAAGAAAATCAAATTAAAGCGTCTGCTTCTCCTTGCCCTGCGAATTCTTGCAGTAGCCGCACTTGCCATAGCGCTTGCAAAACCATTTTTACCCTCCGGTTTTGGAGGTATGGCAGATGGTGAACCTGCCGTGATCGGGATCATGATTGACAACAGCCCGGGCATGGAGCAAATTGACCGTCATGGTCCGTATATCGAACAGGCTAAAGATCTTGCAGAAGAAATTATTTCCCTGCAGGACAGCGACAACCAGTTTATCCTGAACGTATCACACGGCGCATCGCTCAACCTCCCCCCTCTCAATAAAACTGCCGCGGCCAGAGAACTCGGGGAGATTGAAACCGTCAATGCCGGAAATCATTTCGTTGAAAATCTCAGGGCCATTGCCGGACAGATTTTAAACGCACCCGAACCTAACAAAATTTTATACGTTATCACTGACGGCAGCGAAAGCTCACTTGCTGACTTTGAAAACCTTACTGGTGATGATCTGCACAATGATCTCCAGCTTAAATTTATTCGACTCGGTGAGGCGGAACCATCGAATTCCGGAATTCAAACTGCCGGTGTAGAATCTTCTGATGGAGAAATTCATCTGACCGCAACTGTTCAAAATTACGGAACAGAACCGACCGGAAGCCAGTTTTTAAATTTCTATCTCGAAGATGAACTGATCGTGCAGCAGGCCTACTCTATTGATGCGGGCGGCAGCCGGGATTTTCGGTTTGAGGTACCTGAATCAGATCAGCGGTTTTTAAAAGCAGAACTGCTGATTGAAGGCGACGAACTCACATTTGATAACCGATATTATGCGGCCATTCAAATGCCGGAACAGAGGCAGGTACTTGTGATACAAGGTGAAGAGAACCAGTCGGGGGAATTTCGCTCTTATCTCCGACCTCTTCTGGAAGCTGTTGCCGATCAAAGCGACCGGCTTCAATTTCGTTTCGAGCCGGTTGGCAATGTATCACCGGATCAAATAGAAGGAATGGATGCGATTGTACTGGATGGCGTACGGTCGATCCCCGATTTTCTGTCACAAAGCATCATCGAAAATGTGCAGTCAGGCGCCGGACTACTCCTGCTTCCTGCATCTGACGGACGGATTGAAAGCTACAACCGACTGCTCGGCATCAGCAATGCCGGGCGATACAGCAATCTTGCCGGAAGTTACGGCTCATTCCAGAGCTTCGACCGCCTTGCGCCACCCCGTGAAGGCCACCCGATTCTGGAAGCGATGTTCGACATGGAAGAGGGCGAAGATCTGCGGGTAAACCTGCCGGAACTTTTTTATTATTATCGAATTAATGCGGTTGATGGTGGTGCATCCACTCCAATACTTACGTCACGAACCGGAAATGTTATTCTGAACGAAACCACGGTTGGGAACGGCACGCTGATCTACTCTGCAATTGGCAGTGATCCCGGCTGGTCCAACTTCCCGATCAAGCCGCTCTTTGCCCCGCTTTTCTACAGAACGGTTGACTATCTTGCACGCGGGGAAGGTGCTCAGCTCAACACGCATACTCTCGGGCAATCGTTTGATCTCACCCTGCCGGGAGCTTCACCAGGATCGGTAGAACTTATGCTCGGCGATGAATCGATCATCCCGGAAACCCGGCAAACCTTTTCAGGCCTGTCGGTTACCTATGATGGCAGAGAATGGACGCCGGGCTGGCTGAATATCAGACATGGTGATGAAGAAATCGTGTTTGGTATTAATCAGGATGCAATGGAATCATCTTTAATTTCGTTAGATGTAACAGAACTTGAGGAGTTGTTAGCAACATCTTTTGCAAACTTTAGTGTTCAGAATATAAGCGGAGACCGGGAATTACTGATGGCCGAACTTGAGACAGCATCGCTGGGAAGAGAAATTTGGCACTGGTTTATTATTGCTGCAATCTTTTTATTATTAATGGAATCGATGGTATCAAGACATTATAAAGCCGAATCAATTGCATGA
- a CDS encoding OmpA family protein, whose product MLQSPKYILTALLISGLTLYGCGTSGPGPEPDPVTLEWLMSLSDEELMERDTDGDGLSDYDEIYVHGTDPLNPDTDGDGLSDYDEINVHGTDPLNPDTDGDGLSDGDEVNVYGTDPLDPDTDGDGLTDGEEVNEYYTDPLNPDTDGDGLTDGEEVHEYGTDPLNPDTDGDGFTDGQEIEMGTDPLDPNDPPYIEELATINFGFDRSDITDAAAQRLADNVERLLETPAFRVRVDAYTDHVGGDQYNLRLSLRRANAVVDFYQDNGVSEDRIDSRGLGKAPTPCAEAERDADTPGCERNRRAETHPLNPYQFTPQNHQAVDPIEY is encoded by the coding sequence ATGCTACAATCACCAAAATACATCTTAACCGCTCTGTTGATTTCAGGGCTTACATTATACGGATGTGGCACAAGCGGGCCAGGACCCGAGCCAGATCCGGTAACCTTAGAATGGCTCATGTCTCTTTCCGATGAAGAGCTCATGGAGCGGGATACAGATGGAGACGGTCTTAGCGATTACGACGAAATTTACGTGCACGGCACAGATCCCCTGAATCCTGATACAGATGGAGACGGACTCAGTGACTACGACGAAATTAACGTACACGGCACCGATCCCCTTAATCCCGATACCGATGGCGACGGACTCTCAGATGGCGATGAAGTAAATGTGTACGGTACAGATCCGCTGGACCCAGATACGGACGGTGACGGACTCACTGACGGTGAAGAAGTGAATGAGTACTACACAGATCCATTGAATCCTGATACTGATGGTGACGGACTTACAGACGGTGAAGAAGTTCATGAATACGGCACCGATCCTCTGAATCCAGATACCGATGGCGATGGGTTTACTGACGGACAGGAGATTGAAATGGGTACAGATCCTCTCGATCCTAATGATCCTCCGTATATCGAAGAGCTTGCAACGATCAACTTTGGTTTCGACCGTTCAGACATTACAGATGCAGCTGCACAGCGACTTGCAGATAACGTAGAAAGATTGCTTGAAACACCTGCTTTCAGAGTTCGTGTAGATGCTTACACTGATCACGTTGGTGGCGACCAGTACAACCTGCGACTGAGTCTGCGACGAGCAAATGCTGTTGTCGATTTCTACCAGGACAATGGCGTGAGCGAAGACAGAATTGACAGCCGCGGACTGGGTAAAGCCCCAACACCGTGTGCCGAAGCTGAGCGTGACGCAGATACTCCGGGTTGTGAAAGAAACAGACGAGCAGAAACACATCCGCTCAACCCATATCAGTTTACGCCACAGAATCACCAGGCAGTTGATCCAATCGAATACTAA
- a CDS encoding VCBS repeat-containing protein, which yields MQVLQKLRLLVLFLFLGLMGSFWGCSGGSAGHWSEFVPDSALFLIVPEENSTIRDILEAPYIPMFDDITPSAIQITGNVGEAAAGEAITEAVILYPDTSNDWQPIWVIRPVQGLMSYMKENHQREFAQNNYSFGNFTVEKFFISDREIFAVDVGNYILFSESSLGIENSLRTLRGSNPAMELSEEQTQHGRFIVNTPSLDRWMMQLAQITHIPDLRNRFDGGKPIAFSLDNREEEWQWKLSGKLNLDESPSALLRAVRSAPGEFTLDRYISTNAATFSIFQLEPRSVPPNGDAEHEFELDQYLDENPDIWQDIAAALNPEAAFVTFAESGAESTSEYMFIRHLSSASNLRSLLANLTSFDDVNRDGNTFMIQSRSLGKLIGSELNPMVSFHLTIVDDAAVMAQRRGLAEGVSGDVSRRGVMYYNDDYMMIRDDHPADLSSLTYVNAQQFGTYVQPWLYPQNYLDALVSNLDLFVMTTRASDDGRSADVDITSYQREVTDDPYRERWVFPVSSGEITGTPVMADITSSSRDEVIFSTDAGYVYVLATDGTEVLELETGGEQPIGAPVVYDWYGNNQNVILQAAGNSIYAWNMNGTILPNFPITLNETITTPLTIEDVTRNGIAEIVVGTADRNLHILNSRGRPVSGWPQSVNTVITTKPLLATLDGERSIFAISENALHGWSLNGQIRNGYPVFLDTPLHGSPAVYEDHLLGAGRNGSLYSIGSAPLFSDTLSTFISEDSLYIQQLQISSDGLNSTPSVRDVLLRDDEGFYRNDLIAVQSRNGSLFLYNPDGELKFTRSLGQPASGDTAPMIIDVNRDQRMDLVGLADFGRLYAWNIITEQRLYDLPTTGMRYPLIADLYRDGNNEIIAFTRDGLRCWTILRTSTSQGG from the coding sequence TTGCAAGTTCTACAAAAGCTGCGATTGCTGGTTCTTTTCTTATTTTTAGGTCTGATGGGTTCATTTTGGGGCTGCTCCGGCGGTTCAGCCGGCCATTGGTCGGAATTTGTGCCCGACAGCGCTCTTTTCCTGATTGTTCCCGAAGAAAACAGCACAATACGGGATATTCTCGAGGCTCCATACATTCCCATGTTTGATGATATCACGCCATCGGCCATTCAGATCACGGGTAATGTGGGTGAGGCCGCGGCCGGTGAGGCTATTACCGAAGCGGTGATTTTGTACCCGGATACATCGAACGACTGGCAGCCGATCTGGGTGATCCGTCCGGTGCAGGGATTGATGAGCTATATGAAGGAGAATCATCAGCGAGAGTTTGCACAGAATAATTACAGCTTCGGAAATTTTACCGTTGAAAAGTTTTTTATCTCCGATCGCGAAATTTTTGCTGTAGATGTTGGCAACTATATTCTTTTTTCTGAGTCGAGCCTGGGAATTGAGAACTCTCTTCGAACACTCCGGGGGAGCAACCCCGCTATGGAACTGTCTGAAGAGCAAACACAGCATGGACGGTTCATTGTGAACACCCCTTCACTTGACCGCTGGATGATGCAGCTGGCGCAGATAACACATATTCCCGATCTCCGGAATCGTTTTGATGGAGGAAAACCGATCGCTTTTTCATTGGATAACCGTGAAGAAGAGTGGCAGTGGAAACTATCCGGCAAGCTGAATCTGGATGAATCTCCATCAGCCCTGCTGCGGGCCGTTCGGTCGGCGCCGGGAGAGTTCACTCTTGATCGATACATCTCTACAAATGCAGCCACGTTTTCAATTTTTCAACTCGAGCCGCGGTCGGTTCCCCCAAATGGAGATGCAGAACACGAATTTGAGCTGGATCAGTATCTTGATGAAAATCCCGATATCTGGCAGGATATTGCGGCTGCTCTTAATCCTGAGGCTGCTTTCGTAACCTTTGCGGAATCCGGTGCAGAAAGCACAAGCGAATATATGTTTATACGCCATCTTTCAAGTGCCTCTAACCTTCGCTCTCTGCTCGCGAATCTCACAAGTTTTGATGATGTGAACCGGGATGGGAACACATTTATGATACAGAGTCGGTCTCTCGGCAAACTGATCGGTTCTGAACTCAACCCGATGGTTAGTTTTCACCTGACGATCGTGGATGATGCCGCAGTTATGGCACAGCGCCGCGGACTTGCCGAAGGGGTTTCCGGTGACGTGAGCCGGCGGGGAGTGATGTACTATAATGATGATTACATGATGATTCGGGATGATCATCCCGCTGATCTTAGTTCATTGACGTATGTGAATGCTCAGCAATTTGGAACGTATGTTCAACCCTGGCTCTATCCGCAAAACTATTTAGACGCACTGGTCTCTAATTTAGATCTTTTTGTGATGACCACGCGGGCATCCGACGATGGCAGATCTGCTGATGTCGATATCACATCCTATCAGCGGGAAGTAACGGATGATCCGTATCGTGAACGGTGGGTTTTCCCGGTGTCTTCCGGTGAAATAACCGGAACGCCCGTAATGGCGGATATTACCTCAAGTTCCAGAGATGAAGTGATCTTTTCAACAGACGCCGGTTATGTTTACGTTCTCGCCACAGACGGTACGGAAGTTTTAGAGCTCGAAACCGGGGGGGAGCAGCCGATCGGTGCCCCTGTTGTTTATGATTGGTACGGAAATAATCAGAACGTAATACTCCAGGCAGCGGGCAACAGCATATACGCATGGAATATGAACGGCACTATTCTTCCAAATTTTCCTATCACACTGAATGAAACGATTACCACACCGCTGACGATTGAGGATGTTACCCGGAATGGAATTGCTGAAATTGTTGTGGGCACGGCTGACAGAAATCTGCATATTCTTAATTCGAGAGGGCGTCCGGTTTCCGGCTGGCCGCAAAGTGTGAATACCGTTATTACAACAAAACCACTGCTGGCCACGCTTGACGGGGAGCGTTCGATATTTGCAATTTCAGAAAATGCGCTGCATGGATGGAGCCTGAACGGGCAGATCCGAAACGGATATCCCGTGTTCCTGGATACACCTCTGCACGGTTCGCCGGCTGTGTACGAAGATCACCTTCTTGGAGCGGGGAGAAACGGGAGCCTCTATTCGATAGGATCGGCGCCGCTGTTCAGTGATACGCTATCCACATTTATTAGTGAAGATTCTCTGTATATCCAGCAGTTACAGATTTCGTCGGATGGGTTGAATTCCACGCCCTCTGTTCGGGATGTTCTTTTACGTGATGACGAGGGATTTTACCGAAATGACCTGATAGCAGTTCAGAGCAGAAACGGTTCACTATTTTTATATAATCCCGATGGGGAACTTAAGTTTACCCGGTCACTTGGTCAGCCTGCTTCCGGTGATACCGCACCTATGATTATTGATGTTAACCGGGATCAGCGAATGGATCTTGTAGGACTGGCTGATTTTGGGCGTCTCTATGCATGGAATATTATTACAGAACAGCGCCTGTATGATCTGCCGACTACCGGAATGCGCTATCCGCTGATTGCGGATCTTTACCGGGATGGGAATAACGAAATCATAGCGTTTACCCGTGATGGATTACGATGCTGGACCATCCTCCGGACTTCAACAAGCCAGGGTGGGTAA